The Colias croceus chromosome 11, ilColCroc2.1 genome has a segment encoding these proteins:
- the LOC123695380 gene encoding nudC domain-containing protein 3, with protein sequence MTDTETYGKYDQVLASILEEEKSILGFLSSIFGFLARRTDFYYVPKGPYENMGFPPGVAEELVIKVLRKCDPKTWYTDDELAQNDIHNEIMCSTVAQEVEVVDESETNENVEATQSSSEEKPQETSSPENKQKSIFPEDYEPPVIPVQNSESYNGAVREKYTWSQTIMDLDVIVNLPPTVMSSKDLRVTINSSDLTIMSRPNDIIIKDAFPYKIKAIDSFWSISEGRLLLHLEKVQERWWDRLLQSEEPINLDKIDCSRPLNELPEDHIDKVRELQWNQEQKMKGLPTSDEIRNIEILKKAWNSPGSPFIGQEFDPSVLSNKI encoded by the exons atgaCCGACACAGAAACTTACGGAAAATATGATCAAGTTCTTGCTTCAATCTTAGAAGAAGAAAAATCAATACTCGGTTTCCTCTCCTCTATATTTGGGTTTCTTGCGAGAAG GACTGACTTTTACTATGTGCCAAAAGGCCCATATGAAAACATGGGGTTTCCGCCAGGCGTTGCCGAAGAACTAGTCATAAAAGTGTTACGGAAATGTGACCCAAAAACTTGGTATACAGATGATGAATTGGCCCAAAATGATATACACAATGAAATCATGTGTTCAACAGTAGCACAGGAAGTAGAAGTGGTTGATGAGAGTGaaacaaatgaaaatgtaGAAGCAACTCAAAGTTCTTCAGAAGAAAAACCTCAGGAAACTTCAAGTCCAGAAAATAAACAGAAATCCATATTCCCTGAAGATTATGAACCCCCGGTTATACCTGTGCAGAATAGTGAATCTTATAATGGAGCAGTGAGAGAAAAATACACTTGGTCTCAGACTATAATGGATTTAG atGTAATTGTTAACCTTCCACCAACTGTAATGTCTTCAAAAGATTTAAGAGTGACAATTAATTCAAGTGATCTTACAATTATGAGCCGAcccaatgatattataatcaaaGATGCATtcccatacaaaattaaagcTATTGACAGTTTCTGGAGTATCAGTGAAGGAAGACTCTTACTACACTTAG aaaaaGTTCAAGAACGCTGGTGGGACAGGCTGCTTCAGAGTGAGGAACCAATAAATTTAGACAAAATCGACTGCTCAAGACCCCTTAATGAATTGCCAGAAGACCACATTGATAAG GTCAGAGAATTACAATGGAATCAAGAACAGAAAATGAAGGGTCTGCCTACAAGTGATGAAATCCGAAATATAGAGATATTGAAGAAGGCCTGGAATTCTCCTGGTTCACCATTCATAGGACAAGAATTTGATCCTAGTGTActctcaaataaaatttaa